TCATCCGGAAGGAGAACAACTGGCCATAACGGCGCGCGGTCGTGTGTTTGTCATTCCGGTAAAAAGTGGCCGGACGGTTACCCTGTCCCGCAAGCCAGGGGTGCGCTACCGGGATGCAATGTTTTCCAGTGATGGTCAAAGTGTGATTACGCTTTCGGACGAGTCCTCGGAGTTTGAGTTTGAAAAACATCCGGCCACGGGTGTTGGGGAAACCGATACGTTAACCAGTGATGGGAAGGTCCTGCGCTTTGCCGCCCATCCGTCACCCGACGGGAAATGGGTGGCCTATGGCGATTTGAAGGAGGACCTCTGGCTGCTCGAACTGGCCACCGGCGACCAAAAGAAAATTTCCACCAACAACAATGGACTGGGTGATATCCGGTGGTCGCCGGACAGTCGCTGGATTGCCTTTGCCCAGCGGGCCGACAACACCTTCAGCCAGATCATGGTCTATCAGACGGAAGCGGGAACCGTCTTCCCCTTGACCACCGACCGGGCCAATAGCGTAGACCCCATTTGGCATCCGGATGGAAAGTGGATCTACTTTTTATCGGACCGCAATTTCGAGACCTTGGTAGGTCACCCCTGGGGGCCGAGGCAACCCGAGCCCTACTTCGACCGGCAAATGAAGATCTACCATGTCTCCCTGCAAGACGGGCTGCGTTCCCCGTTCCGGCCCGATGATGAGTTGCACGAGGATAAGCCGCCGAAAGAGAAATCTGAAACGGTTGATGACGACGGGAAACCGGATGCCTCCGCTGATGAGGAAGGGGAGAGCGATGAAGACTCCAGTGTTAAGAAGGAAGGTGCCGGCAAGTTGGTCACGATAGACGTCGAGGGAATCCAGCAGCGCATCCAGGAAGTGCCGGTTGCGCCCGGTAACTACGGGAGCTTGCAGGCCAACGACAAAGCACTCTTCTTCACCAAACGAGATACCGGAGCGGATGGAAAAACCCATGTGATGGGTCTTAAAATCGATAAGGACAAACCCAAGCCTGAACAAGTAACATCGGACGTTCGCACTTTTGCCATTTCCTCCAATGGGAAAAAAATGCTGATTTGGAAAGCTAAGAATTTCTATGTCGTCGACGCTGCTGCCAAAGCGGTTGGCAAACTGGACGACGCGAAAGTAGATTTGAGCAATTGGAGTTTTTCCATTGATGTAAGGGAAGATTGGCGACAGATATACACCGATGCCTGGCGGATGGAGCGCGATTACTTTTACGATCCGGGGATGCATGGTCTTGATTGGGATGCCATGTACCGGAAATACCTTCCCCTGGTGGATCATGTTACCACCCGGGATGAATTGTCCGATCTTATCGGCCGACTGGTGGGTGAGCTTTCCGCCTTGCACACCAGTGTGCGGGGAGGGGATCTGCGCGAAGGAAATGACGATGTTTCCGTTCCTTCCCTGGGCGCCCGCCTTGCCCGGGATGAATCCGCCGGTGGATATCGCATCGAATACATTTACCAGGCTGATCCTGATTACCCGAACGAACGCTCACCCCTGGATCATCCGGAGTTGAATGTCGGAGTGGACGATGTAATCACACAAATCAACGGAGTCTCCACCTTGTCCGTTACCGGCATTGGTGAGCTCCTGCGCAACCAGGCCGGAAAACAGGTTCGCCTGGGCATAAAAAAAGCCAACGGCGATTCACTTGATGCCATTGTCATTCCGACTTCCAACGGCTACCAGCTTCGCTACGATGATTGGGAATACGGTCGGCGACGAATAGTTGAGGCGCGCACGGAAAGCAGTATCGGCTATGTGCATTTACAAGCCATGGGTTCCGGTGATCTCGAGCAATGGTATCGCGAATTTTACCCGGTGTTCGATCGGCCAGGGCTGATTGTCGATGTGAGGCACAATCGTGGCGGCAATATCGAGAGTTTTATTTTGGAGAAACTCATGCGCACGGCTTGGATGTATTGGAAAGAGCGTGAATTCCGCTCCTCCTGGAACATGCAGTATGCGTTCCGCGGGCATATCATAGTGCTGACCGACGAATTGACGGCTTCCGATGGAGAGGCATTCGCCGAAGGATTTCAGCGGCTAGGGCTGGGGAAAGTTTTGGGGACGCGCACCTGGGGAGGAGAGATCTGGCTCAGTTCTTCCAACACGCTTTCGGACAACGGACTGGCGCGTGCCCCGATGATGGGTGTTTATGGACCAGACGGTAAGTGGCTGATCGAGCAGGTTGGGGTGATTCCGGATATCGAGGTGGACAACCCGCCCCACACCACCTTCAACGGTGAAGACGCGCAGCTCGATGCGGCGATAGCGTATCTACTGGCTGAAATCGAAAAGGATCCCCGCGACGTGCCGCCACCTCCGCCGTTTCCGGATAAGTCCTTTGAGAACAGACCGGCTGAATTCAGGAAATAAAACAGTTTAACCTCGCTAACTTATGTCCTTGAGAAAGAGGCAGGAAGTTCGAGATAGTGATCCCGGTTTTGTGAATTATCCTGATTGCCCCATGTTTTCAAATATACTCCTTCGGTCTTTTTTTCTAATAGTAACCTCCTTCGCACTGGTTGCTTGCAGGCGGACACAGGCCCCTCAGGAAGTCGAATGGCGTTCCTACAATGGCGATGTGGGCCGGACTAAGTATTCCCAACTGGACCAGATCAACACCGGCAATGTTAACCAGTTGGAGCTGGCCTGGCGGTTCCGGGTTGATGACTTCACACCCGGCAAGAGTTCGTCCTTTCAATTCAATCCGCTCATGGTGAATGGCAAGCTTTACCTGGCTTCGCAAAAACAAAAAATCTATGCGGTAAAGCCGGACACTGCTGAAGTCATCTGGGAATTTGATCCTTATAAAGGTTCCGAGGGAGCTGGTCAGACGCGAGGTGTACTGTATTGGGAAAGCGGGGATGATCGAAGAATTTATCATGGAGCAGGGAATTTTTATTATGCTATCAATGCGGATACGGGTGAGCTGGTCGAAAGCTTTGGTAATGGTGGAAAAATTGATATGTCTGAAAACCTGGATCACGATGGCATCTCCCGCCGGTTTCAAACACGGGTTCCCGGCGTGGTTTATAAGGACTTGTTGATTCTCGGTGGCAGTGTGGGCGAAGGACCCGACCAAGCGAACCCCGGGCATATTCGTGCCTTCGATGTTCGGACTGGCGAGCGTAAATGGATTTTTCACACGGTGCCTCATCCCGGAGAGTATGGGTATGAGACCTGGTCGCCCGATTCCTATAAATTCGTAGGTGGAACTAATGCTTGGGGTGGACTTACTTTAGATGAAGAGCGCGGTATCGTATTTCTTGGTACCGGCTCGGCGACCTACGACCACTGGGGCGGTAATCGGATCGGGGATAATTTATTTGCCAACTGCATTTTGGCGCTCAACGCGGAGACGGGGGAACGCATCTGGCATTACCAGACCGTGCACCACGACCTGTGGGACTACGATCTGCCAACACCGCCTACCCTGGTTACCCTGGTCAAGGACGGTAAAAAAATCGATGCCCTGGCCCAACCGAGCAAGATGGGGCACCTGTTTGTGCTTAACCGGGAAACCGGTGAACCGATTTTTGGCGTTGAGGAACGGCCTGTACCCGCTTCCGAAATACCGGGTGAATACACCTCGCCGACTCAACCCTTTCCTTTGAAGCCCGCCGCTTACACCGACCAGGATTTTACTTTGGATGATGTGACCGACCTGTCACCTGAATCCCGGTCCCATGTGTTGGATCAACTAAAGGAATTTAAGCTGGGACCCATCTTTACGCCTCCCGGTTTTGAGAAGCTGGTCATTGCTCCGCAGTTCAATGGTGGATCCGAATGGCCCGGCGCGGCCTTCGATCCGGAGGGAAATATACTTATCATAAATTCAAGCAACGAGGCCGAGTGGATTTCCATGCGGGAAGCCAAGTTCGACAAGGAGGTCGCACTTCCGGAACTCGGACAACGAATTTATCAATCCATCTGCGCCAATTGCCATGGTCTGGACGATGCCGGGAAAATGGCCGGCGTCGAACTGCCGGCCTTGCGCACAGTCAAGGATCGCTTGAGTCGGGAGGAAGTGATGAAAATCATCATCGAGGGTCGTGGGCAAATGCCGTCCTGGGCCTCCTTTTTGGATGTCGAAAGAGAGGCTGTCGTGGCCTTTCTTTTTGACGACCGTAAAGACGAGATGATCCAGACGGAAAACATCTCGTTTACCTGGACGGGAAACATTCCCTATATTTCCACGGGTCACCACGATTTTCACGATCAGGACGGTTACCCCATCAATAAACGTCCCTGGGGCCAGTTGCATGCCATCGATATGAACACCGGTGACTTCAAATGGTCGGTCCCATTGGGAACGTATCCGGAACTGGAAGCCAAGGGTTACTCTCCGACCGGTACTTTCAATATCGGCGGTCCGGTTGTCACCCAAGGCGGATTGATTTTTATCGGTGCTACCCTGGACAAGCGTTTCCGGGCTTTTGATAAACAAAGCGGCAAGGAGTTGTGGCACTATCAAATGGATGGTTCCGGTTATGGCACACCCGCTACTTACCTGTTCAATGGAAGGCAGTATGTGATAATGAATGGTAGCGGGGGAGGCATTCACCAAACGCCGTCGAGCGACAGCTACTACTGTTTTGCTTTACCTGAGTGAGCGCTGATCAACACGTAGGGCTCGATGCTCGCATCGATGCCATTGTATCGCGGCCAAATTTCAGAGGTCGAGTTGGGAGCAACTGACACTACATATCTAATTGAAAAAGGTCACGAAAAGGGTCAATGTTCATATTTCATATTTATGCTCTCTCCGGATACTTTTTTTCCTATTCCCACTAATTTTCTAAGATTGTTCTTGGTAGAGTGATGTGATTCATTTGTATAACTTCTTTCACTTTTCTACTGAGAGAGATAGGGCAAATTTTTATGAATATGAAATATGAACATCGACCCCATACATAGACCGCTACATCTAGTTTTACGGATCAAGCACTTGAGTATGTTAGTACGATCAATTCGAAGATAATACTAATTGACGGAGATCGATTATCATCTTTGATGTTTGATTATTCAGTTGGTGTTTCATTGGCAAGTATGTATGAATTGAAGAGAATCGACACTGATTACTTTGAGGGCGAATAATGGTAGAACAGTTAAAGGAGCCATTAGAAAACTAGTCTGGCCAACTTTATCTCGCGAGGGGTGAATCCAGAAAACAGAATGCGAGCAAAAAAAGGATTACATGAAAGGCGAAAAAATATATGAATACGATCTTGATATCACAGGGGCGACGGACTTCGGCGTTACGCTAGAGGCTATCCTGTCAGGTCAGTCCAAAATCCCGCCGCAAGGTGCTCGCGTTGATGTAGCCTTTGCTGGACAAGCCACCGGTCGGCTTACTGGGAAGGTAAGCGGCGTGGACTACCTTCGGATACGCAGCGACGGTCGAATGGACCTGGATATTCGCGCTACGATCGAAACACAGGACGGTCACAAGATTGCACTATCTGCCGATGGAGTAGGTGTGCCGCGGGCTGCTGAACCCATTGCCGACCTCTGTGAGAACGTAACCCTCGCCACGGCTGCAGAAAACTATGTTTGGGTCAATGCGAGACAGGTCTGGGCAGTTGGGACCGTGAACTTGGCCACTGGCAAGATTCACCTAGACGCTTATATGCAGTAAGCATGGAGGCTAACCAGGCAGTCGATGAAATGACTGGAAGCTCCGCTCCCAGCCATTCATCACTTTGACGTTTGGAGAAGGTATAAGTAACCACAGATTACAGATTTACACAGATGCGCTCCGGACAATTCGAAAAGAAAAAATCAGTACCTATCAGCGCAATCAGCCGTGCCGTGGCGTAGCCTTGGCGGAGACTGGTGGTTAAAAGAAAAGAGAAGAATGAATCAGGATCTCAAAACTGAATTGCTTTGAGTCCTCTAGATTTCTAAAGCGACCGAAAATACCTGTAGCGATGCTGTTGCTGACGAGCCTTAGGTTCCAGCCATCGTAATTTGCCTGATTGGTTATTCAGGTTTTTTCAGGACATAGAAATAATACTTGGTGCGGCCTTCGACGAATGCACGGTAGGTGTTACTTTGGCTGGTCATGCAAAATTCTTTGAATTGGTTTCGCAAAAGCCGTGGACACTTTTTCTCAATCAAAGCCTCGCGAATGGGAGAGGCTGTTTTAAGCGCTTCTAAAACGGATTCGGTGAGGTCTATGTGTCTGCTGATGTGCCAGTCGGTTTGCTGAATAGCTAATTCGACTTTTTCAATAGAGTGGTCTGATGAAGGTTTGGCATAGATAAAATCCAGATACATGAAACAGCCTCCTGGCTTTGTAATACGAAACGCTTCGGAGAAGAATTTCTCTTTCTGCTGAATCATGTGTGACGTTTCGATGGAGAGCAAAAAATCAAACGATGCATTGTCGAAGCGAAGGTCGCTGGCGTCTCCTATTTCAAATGACAAGTTATTCGCCTTGTAGCGGTTTTTGCTTAATCGAATCGATTGAGTCGAAAAATCTATTCCTACAACTGACTTGGGTTGGAATCGATCTGCTATGTATGCGGCACCGCCCCCACGTCCACACCCGATTTCGAGTAAGCGTTTTTCTGAAAAGTAGGTTGGGTATTGTTGAGCTACGTAATGATACAGTTCCAAGCCCAGTCGGGAAATCGCGTTTTCTCCATACTCTTCCCCCACTTGGAACCCTGACTTTGGTACCAGGCCACAGTTGAGCGTTTGGAGGTCCGCGTTTTTTCGCATGACCCAGTTCAGTACATTGTAGGTGCATTTCTGGGCCGGTTTGCTTCGGCGGATTTTACGAATCAGGGACATGGCTGCAAAATATCGTCTGGGCGAATTCCGGAATATGGGAAGTAATGATTGGAATAAGACTAATGGTTATATCAACTCCAAGCGTCAGCAATAATTTCGTTCAAAGATAAATAGCTGGAATACTGAAAGGTCCTCCCCTAAGGATCGACCTAAAGAAATATCAAGCTCCTATGCCCGACACTCCATTTTACGAAACTGATAAAGCTGTTTCGGAATATTTATTATTCCACTACGGTTCCGCTGATGAAATTCTACCTTATGCCAACGGACCGGTTTCCGCCCTGAATTACCCGGTACGGTGTGTTGTAGAGTGTGTTGATTCAGGTATTTTGTCCAATGACGCTCGTGCGCTTGATCTGGGATGTGCTGTCGGTCGGTCCAGTTTTGAATTAGCACGGCTATGCACAAGTGTCCTGGGTATCGATTACTCTCATCGTTTTATTGAAGCGGCGGATTTGCTTAAAGCTTCGGGTTCAATTCGGTACCATCGTGCGGATGAAGGAGCTTTGGTCACTGAATTGGAAGCCAGAATACCGGAAGGATTGGATGCCAGCAGCGTTACCTTCCAGCAAGCCGATGCTACTGCATTGCCGGATGATCTCGGAACCTTTGATGTGATTTTAGCGGCGAATTTGATTGATCGCTTAAT
This is a stretch of genomic DNA from Verrucomicrobiota bacterium. It encodes these proteins:
- a CDS encoding methyltransferase domain-containing protein; this translates as MSLIRKIRRSKPAQKCTYNVLNWVMRKNADLQTLNCGLVPKSGFQVGEEYGENAISRLGLELYHYVAQQYPTYFSEKRLLEIGCGRGGGAAYIADRFQPKSVVGIDFSTQSIRLSKNRYKANNLSFEIGDASDLRFDNASFDFLLSIETSHMIQQKEKFFSEAFRITKPGGCFMYLDFIYAKPSSDHSIEKVELAIQQTDWHISRHIDLTESVLEALKTASPIREALIEKKCPRLLRNQFKEFCMTSQSNTYRAFVEGRTKYYFYVLKKPE
- a CDS encoding pyrroloquinoline quinone-dependent dehydrogenase: MSLRKRQEVRDSDPGFVNYPDCPMFSNILLRSFFLIVTSFALVACRRTQAPQEVEWRSYNGDVGRTKYSQLDQINTGNVNQLELAWRFRVDDFTPGKSSSFQFNPLMVNGKLYLASQKQKIYAVKPDTAEVIWEFDPYKGSEGAGQTRGVLYWESGDDRRIYHGAGNFYYAINADTGELVESFGNGGKIDMSENLDHDGISRRFQTRVPGVVYKDLLILGGSVGEGPDQANPGHIRAFDVRTGERKWIFHTVPHPGEYGYETWSPDSYKFVGGTNAWGGLTLDEERGIVFLGTGSATYDHWGGNRIGDNLFANCILALNAETGERIWHYQTVHHDLWDYDLPTPPTLVTLVKDGKKIDALAQPSKMGHLFVLNRETGEPIFGVEERPVPASEIPGEYTSPTQPFPLKPAAYTDQDFTLDDVTDLSPESRSHVLDQLKEFKLGPIFTPPGFEKLVIAPQFNGGSEWPGAAFDPEGNILIINSSNEAEWISMREAKFDKEVALPELGQRIYQSICANCHGLDDAGKMAGVELPALRTVKDRLSREEVMKIIIEGRGQMPSWASFLDVEREAVVAFLFDDRKDEMIQTENISFTWTGNIPYISTGHHDFHDQDGYPINKRPWGQLHAIDMNTGDFKWSVPLGTYPELEAKGYSPTGTFNIGGPVVTQGGLIFIGATLDKRFRAFDKQSGKELWHYQMDGSGYGTPATYLFNGRQYVIMNGSGGGIHQTPSSDSYYCFALPE
- a CDS encoding S41 family peptidase yields the protein MRINLISLAHIPFSRGWIVGNMLCIALVFLSAFNASNGQGIEGYYRYPALHKDTIVFCAEGDLWTVPVSGGLARRLTSHLGEETYPKISPDGKTLAFTAAYEGPEELYTMPLEGGLPKRWTFEAEASISTAWTPQGELVYTTTHFSTLPDLQLVAIDPATSAVRRLPLSQASEASFDASGKTVFFVRPPYHRNVTKRYSGGTARQIWRFTEGQGEAVKLTTDHPGESHHPMWWKGRVYFITDRDGTMNLWSMKDTGGDLQQHTEHQDFDVRQASLSEGKIVYHRAGDIRLYDIRSGKDAVIPIKLVSDLDQLREKWETEPNDYITHVSFHPEGEQLAITARGRVFVIPVKSGRTVTLSRKPGVRYRDAMFSSDGQSVITLSDESSEFEFEKHPATGVGETDTLTSDGKVLRFAAHPSPDGKWVAYGDLKEDLWLLELATGDQKKISTNNNGLGDIRWSPDSRWIAFAQRADNTFSQIMVYQTEAGTVFPLTTDRANSVDPIWHPDGKWIYFLSDRNFETLVGHPWGPRQPEPYFDRQMKIYHVSLQDGLRSPFRPDDELHEDKPPKEKSETVDDDGKPDASADEEGESDEDSSVKKEGAGKLVTIDVEGIQQRIQEVPVAPGNYGSLQANDKALFFTKRDTGADGKTHVMGLKIDKDKPKPEQVTSDVRTFAISSNGKKMLIWKAKNFYVVDAAAKAVGKLDDAKVDLSNWSFSIDVREDWRQIYTDAWRMERDYFYDPGMHGLDWDAMYRKYLPLVDHVTTRDELSDLIGRLVGELSALHTSVRGGDLREGNDDVSVPSLGARLARDESAGGYRIEYIYQADPDYPNERSPLDHPELNVGVDDVITQINGVSTLSVTGIGELLRNQAGKQVRLGIKKANGDSLDAIVIPTSNGYQLRYDDWEYGRRRIVEARTESSIGYVHLQAMGSGDLEQWYREFYPVFDRPGLIVDVRHNRGGNIESFILEKLMRTAWMYWKEREFRSSWNMQYAFRGHIIVLTDELTASDGEAFAEGFQRLGLGKVLGTRTWGGEIWLSSSNTLSDNGLARAPMMGVYGPDGKWLIEQVGVIPDIEVDNPPHTTFNGEDAQLDAAIAYLLAEIEKDPRDVPPPPPFPDKSFENRPAEFRK
- a CDS encoding putative 4-mercaptohistidine N1-methyltransferase is translated as MPDTPFYETDKAVSEYLLFHYGSADEILPYANGPVSALNYPVRCVVECVDSGILSNDARALDLGCAVGRSSFELARLCTSVLGIDYSHRFIEAADLLKASGSIRYHRADEGALVTELEARIPEGLDASSVTFQQADATALPDDLGTFDVILAANLIDRLIQPMAFLNALPKLMNPGGQLVITSPYTWLEEYTPKENWLGGYEAESGVVRTIDGLEAALSKHFVKVRVLDLPFLIREHARKFQWSVAQGSVWIRKSDS
- a CDS encoding DUF3237 family protein: MKGEKIYEYDLDITGATDFGVTLEAILSGQSKIPPQGARVDVAFAGQATGRLTGKVSGVDYLRIRSDGRMDLDIRATIETQDGHKIALSADGVGVPRAAEPIADLCENVTLATAAENYVWVNARQVWAVGTVNLATGKIHLDAYMQ